The Streptomyces achromogenes genome window below encodes:
- a CDS encoding SRPBCC family protein: protein MAEHTSSSITIEAAPADVMAVIADFARYPDWTGEVKQAEVLKKDEQGRAEQVRLVMDAGAIKDDQVLGYTWTGEHEVSWTLVKSQMLRQLDGSYLLKPAGAGGTQVTYRLTVDVKIPMLGMIKRKAEKVIIDRALAGLKKRVESGEK from the coding sequence ATGGCGGAACACACCAGCTCGAGCATCACGATCGAGGCGGCACCGGCCGACGTCATGGCGGTGATCGCCGACTTCGCCCGCTACCCCGACTGGACCGGAGAGGTGAAGCAGGCCGAGGTCCTCAAGAAGGACGAGCAGGGCCGCGCCGAACAGGTCCGCCTGGTCATGGACGCCGGCGCGATCAAGGACGACCAGGTCCTCGGCTACACCTGGACCGGCGAGCACGAGGTGTCCTGGACGCTGGTGAAGTCCCAGATGCTGCGCCAGCTCGACGGTTCCTACCTCCTCAAGCCGGCCGGCGCCGGCGGCACCCAGGTCACCTACCGGCTGACCGTGGACGTCAAGATCCCCATGCTGGGCATGATCAAGCGCAAGGCGGAGAAGGTCATCATCGACCGCGCGCTGGCGGGCCTGAAGAAGCGAGTGGAGTCGGGCGAGAAGTAG
- a CDS encoding metallophosphoesterase family protein codes for MVSDVHGNARDLARAGEGADALICLGDLVLFLDYADHSRGIFPDLFGVENADRLVELRTARRFEEARELGGRLWAGVGGDRAALIEKAVRKQYAELFPAFPTPTYATYGNVDMPQLWPEFAGPGTTVLDGQRAEIGGRVFGFVGGGLRTPMRTPYEISDEEYAAKIEAVGEVDVLCTHIPPEVPELVYDTVARRFERGSRALLEAIRRTRPRYSLFGHVHQPLARRMRIGATECVNVGHFAGSGKPWALEW; via the coding sequence GTGGTCAGCGACGTGCACGGCAACGCGCGCGACCTGGCCAGGGCCGGAGAGGGCGCGGACGCGCTGATCTGCCTCGGCGACCTCGTCCTGTTCCTGGACTACGCCGACCACTCCCGCGGGATCTTCCCCGACCTGTTCGGCGTGGAGAACGCCGACCGCCTCGTCGAGCTGCGCACCGCGCGCCGCTTCGAGGAGGCCCGCGAACTCGGCGGCCGGCTGTGGGCCGGAGTCGGCGGCGACCGGGCCGCGCTGATCGAGAAGGCCGTCCGCAAGCAGTACGCAGAGCTGTTCCCCGCGTTCCCGACCCCCACCTACGCCACCTACGGCAACGTCGACATGCCGCAGCTGTGGCCCGAGTTCGCCGGCCCCGGCACGACCGTCCTCGACGGGCAGCGGGCGGAGATCGGCGGCCGCGTCTTCGGCTTCGTGGGCGGCGGCCTGAGGACGCCGATGCGCACCCCCTACGAGATCAGCGACGAGGAGTACGCCGCCAAGATCGAGGCCGTCGGCGAGGTGGACGTGCTGTGCACCCACATCCCGCCGGAGGTGCCGGAACTCGTCTACGACACCGTGGCCCGCCGCTTCGAGCGGGGCAGCCGCGCCCTGCTCGAAGCGATCCGCCGCACCCGCCCCCGCTACTCCCTGTTCGGCCACGTCCACCAGCCGCTCGCCCGCCGCATGCGGATCGGGGCCACCGAGTGCGTGAACGTCGGCCACTTCGCGGGCAGCGGCAAGCCGTGGGCGCTGGAGTGGTGA
- a CDS encoding AMP-dependent synthetase/ligase — MREFSLPALYEVPADGNLTDIVRRNAAQHPDVAVIARKVGGAWQDVTATAFLAEVQAAAKGLIASGVQPGDRVGLMSRTRYEWTLLDFAIWCAGGVTVPVYETSSPEQVQWILSDSGATAVVVELDAHAAAVESVRESLPALKHVWQIEAGGVEELGRLGRDVSDAAAEERGSLAKADDPATIVYTSGTTGRPKGCVLTHRSFFAECGNVVERLRPLFRTGECSVLLFLPLAHVFGRLVQIAPMMAPIKLGTVPDIKNLTDELASFRPTLILGVPRVFEKVYNSARAKAQADGKGAIFDKAADTAIAYSRALELPAGPPLKLRIKHKVFDRLVYGKLRAVLGGRGEYAISGGAPLGERLGHFFRGIGFTVLEGYGLTESCAATAFNPWDRQKIGTVGQPLPGSVVRIADDGEVLLHGEHLFKEYWNNPGATAEALADGWFHTGDIGTLDEDGYLAITGRKKEIIVTAGGKNVAPAVIEDRIRAHALVAECMVVGDGRPFVGALVTIDEEFLGRWASDHGKPAGSTAASLRDDADLQAAVQSAIDDGNAAVSKAESVRKFRILSSQFTEDSGHLTPSLKLKRNVVAKDYAGEIEAIYAK, encoded by the coding sequence TTGCGCGAGTTCAGCCTTCCGGCTTTGTACGAGGTCCCTGCGGACGGCAATCTGACCGACATCGTCCGCAGAAACGCCGCGCAGCATCCCGACGTCGCCGTCATCGCCCGCAAGGTGGGAGGCGCCTGGCAGGACGTGACGGCCACGGCCTTCCTGGCCGAGGTGCAGGCCGCCGCCAAGGGCCTCATCGCCTCCGGCGTCCAGCCCGGCGACCGGGTCGGCCTGATGTCGCGCACCCGTTACGAGTGGACGCTGCTCGACTTCGCGATCTGGTGCGCGGGCGGGGTCACCGTCCCGGTGTACGAGACCAGCTCCCCGGAGCAGGTGCAGTGGATCCTCTCCGACTCGGGCGCCACCGCCGTGGTCGTCGAGCTGGACGCCCACGCGGCGGCCGTGGAGTCGGTGCGCGAGTCGCTGCCGGCGCTGAAGCACGTCTGGCAGATCGAGGCCGGCGGTGTCGAGGAGCTCGGGCGGCTCGGCAGGGACGTCTCCGACGCGGCCGCCGAGGAGCGCGGTTCGCTGGCCAAGGCCGACGACCCGGCGACCATCGTCTATACCTCCGGCACGACCGGCCGGCCCAAGGGCTGTGTGCTCACCCACCGCAGCTTCTTCGCCGAGTGCGGGAACGTCGTGGAGCGACTGCGGCCGCTGTTCCGCACCGGCGAGTGCAGCGTCCTGCTCTTCCTGCCGCTCGCGCACGTCTTCGGCCGGCTGGTGCAGATCGCCCCGATGATGGCGCCGATCAAGCTGGGCACCGTCCCGGACATCAAGAACCTCACCGACGAGCTGGCGTCGTTCCGGCCGACGCTGATCCTCGGCGTGCCGCGGGTCTTCGAGAAGGTCTACAACTCGGCGCGCGCCAAGGCGCAGGCGGACGGCAAGGGCGCGATCTTCGACAAGGCGGCGGACACCGCGATCGCGTACAGCAGGGCGCTGGAGCTGCCGGCCGGGCCGCCGCTGAAACTGAGGATCAAGCACAAGGTCTTCGACAGGCTGGTCTACGGCAAGCTGCGTGCGGTGCTCGGCGGCAGGGGCGAGTACGCGATCTCCGGCGGCGCCCCGCTCGGCGAGCGCCTCGGTCACTTCTTCCGCGGCATCGGCTTCACCGTCCTGGAGGGGTACGGCCTGACGGAGTCCTGCGCCGCGACCGCCTTCAACCCGTGGGACCGGCAGAAGATCGGCACGGTCGGCCAGCCGCTGCCCGGCTCGGTCGTGCGGATCGCGGACGACGGCGAGGTGCTGCTGCACGGCGAGCACCTGTTCAAGGAGTACTGGAACAACCCGGGCGCCACCGCGGAGGCGCTGGCCGACGGCTGGTTCCACACGGGTGACATCGGCACCCTGGACGAGGACGGCTACCTCGCGATCACCGGCCGCAAGAAGGAGATCATCGTCACCGCGGGCGGCAAGAACGTCGCCCCGGCCGTGATCGAGGACCGCATCCGCGCGCACGCGCTGGTCGCGGAGTGCATGGTGGTGGGCGACGGGCGGCCGTTCGTGGGCGCGCTGGTCACCATCGACGAGGAGTTCCTGGGCCGCTGGGCCTCCGATCACGGCAAGCCGGCGGGTTCGACCGCGGCGTCGCTGCGCGATGACGCCGATCTCCAGGCCGCCGTCCAGTCGGCGATCGACGACGGCAACGCCGCGGTCTCGAAGGCGGAATCGGTGCGGAAGTTCCGCATTCTCTCCTCCCAGTTCACGGAGGACTCGGGCCACCTCACGCCGTCACTGAAGCTCAAGCGCAACGTGGTGGCGAAGGACTACGCGGGCGAGATCGAGGCGATCTACGCCAAGTGA